From Streptomyces durmitorensis, a single genomic window includes:
- a CDS encoding LacI family DNA-binding transcriptional regulator, translated as MTVTLSDVAARAQVSPATVSRVLNGNYPVAAATRERVLRAVDDLDYVLNGPASSLAAATSDLVGILVNDIADPFFGIMAGAVQSEIGGPGGRAGGERMAVVCNTGGSPERELTYLTLLQRQRAAAVVLTGGALEDPAHAAAMSAKLARLADAGTRIVLCGRPPLDDSDAAVATLTFDNRNGGRRLTEHLLTLGHRRIGYVAGPMERTTTRHRLEGHRDALAASGTGTAGGNGNADQDELTVHGPYTRRSGYEATLELLRRAPDLTAIVAANDTVALGASAALRERGLRIPEDISVAGFDDLPFSVDAVPALTTVRLPLYEAGARAGRLATGAEEAPPGGVATIGAELMVRGSTAPPCR; from the coding sequence ATGACCGTGACCCTGTCGGACGTGGCGGCACGCGCCCAGGTCTCCCCCGCCACCGTCTCCCGCGTACTGAACGGCAACTACCCCGTCGCCGCCGCCACCCGGGAGCGTGTCCTGCGGGCCGTGGACGACCTCGACTACGTACTCAACGGGCCCGCGAGCTCGCTAGCCGCAGCCACGTCCGACCTGGTCGGCATCCTCGTGAACGACATCGCCGACCCGTTCTTCGGGATCATGGCGGGCGCAGTCCAGTCCGAGATCGGCGGCCCCGGCGGGCGCGCCGGCGGCGAGCGGATGGCCGTGGTCTGCAACACGGGCGGCTCCCCGGAGCGCGAGCTCACCTATCTGACCCTGCTCCAGCGGCAGCGCGCCGCCGCGGTCGTCCTGACCGGCGGCGCCCTGGAGGACCCCGCCCACGCCGCCGCGATGTCCGCGAAGCTGGCACGCCTGGCGGACGCGGGCACCCGGATCGTGCTCTGCGGGCGGCCGCCCCTCGACGACTCGGACGCGGCGGTGGCCACGCTCACCTTCGACAACCGCAACGGCGGGCGGCGGCTCACGGAGCATCTGCTGACGCTGGGGCACCGCAGGATCGGGTACGTGGCGGGGCCGATGGAGCGGACGACCACCCGGCACCGCCTGGAGGGCCACCGTGACGCACTCGCGGCGTCCGGCACGGGGACCGCCGGGGGCAACGGGAACGCCGACCAGGACGAACTGACCGTCCACGGCCCCTACACCCGCCGGTCCGGCTACGAGGCCACGCTCGAACTCCTGCGCCGCGCCCCGGACTTGACGGCGATCGTGGCCGCCAACGACACGGTCGCCCTGGGCGCGTCCGCCGCCCTGCGCGAGCGCGGCCTGCGCATCCCCGAGGACATCTCGGTGGCGGGCTTCGACGACCTGCCGTTCTCGGTGGACGCCGTCCCCGCCCTGACGACCGTACGACTGCCGCTGTACGAGGCGGGCGCCCGCGCGGGCCGCCTCGCCACGGGCGCGGAGGAGGCACCGCCCGGGGGCGTGGCGACGATCGGGGCGGAGCTGATGGTGCGGGGGTCCACGGCGCCGCCGTGTCGCTGA
- a CDS encoding Gfo/Idh/MocA family protein produces MTRKTVRIAMNGVTGRMGYRQHLVRSLLALREQGGLALGDAEGTVLWPEPVLVGRRENALREIAERHGLDAEKSVSTDLDAVLADPTIDIYFDAQVTSAREEAIKRAIAAGKHIYTEKPSATGLAGALELASLAKAAGIKHGVVQDKLFLPGLLKLKRLIEGGFFGKILSIRGEFGYWVFEGDWQDAQRPSWNYRAEDGGGIVVDMFPHWEYVLHELFGRVRSVQALAATHVPQRWDEQSKPYDATADDAAYGIFELEGGAIAQINSSWTVRVNRDELVEFQVDGTEGSAVAGLRNCRVQHRSSTPKPVWNPDLPVTHSFREQWQEIPDNQEFDNGFKAQWELFLRHVYADAPYHWDLHAGARGVQLAELGLKSSAEGRRIEVPEIAQ; encoded by the coding sequence GTGACTCGCAAGACGGTGCGCATCGCCATGAACGGTGTGACGGGACGGATGGGCTACCGACAGCACCTCGTCCGCTCACTGCTGGCCCTGCGCGAGCAGGGCGGACTGGCCCTGGGCGACGCCGAAGGCACGGTGCTGTGGCCCGAGCCGGTCCTGGTGGGCCGCAGAGAGAACGCCCTGCGTGAGATCGCGGAGCGCCACGGACTTGACGCCGAGAAGAGCGTCTCGACCGACCTGGACGCGGTCCTCGCCGACCCCACGATCGACATCTACTTCGACGCCCAGGTCACGTCCGCGCGCGAGGAGGCCATCAAGCGGGCCATCGCGGCGGGCAAGCACATTTACACGGAGAAGCCGTCCGCGACAGGCCTCGCGGGAGCCCTGGAACTGGCGAGCCTGGCCAAGGCGGCCGGCATCAAGCACGGCGTGGTCCAGGACAAGCTCTTTCTGCCGGGGCTCCTGAAGCTGAAGCGCCTGATCGAAGGCGGCTTCTTCGGCAAGATCCTCTCCATCAGGGGCGAGTTCGGCTACTGGGTCTTCGAGGGCGACTGGCAGGACGCCCAGCGCCCCTCCTGGAACTACCGCGCGGAGGACGGCGGCGGCATCGTGGTCGACATGTTCCCGCACTGGGAGTATGTCCTGCACGAGCTGTTCGGCCGCGTACGCAGCGTCCAGGCGCTGGCCGCGACGCACGTACCGCAGCGCTGGGACGAGCAGAGCAAGCCCTACGACGCGACGGCGGACGACGCCGCGTACGGCATCTTCGAGCTCGAAGGCGGTGCGATCGCGCAGATCAACTCCTCCTGGACGGTCCGCGTGAACCGCGACGAGCTGGTCGAGTTCCAGGTGGACGGCACGGAGGGCTCCGCGGTCGCGGGCCTGCGCAACTGCCGGGTCCAGCACCGCAGTTCCACCCCCAAGCCGGTCTGGAACCCGGACCTGCCCGTCACCCACTCCTTCCGTGAGCAGTGGCAGGAGATCCCCGACAACCAGGAGTTCGACAACGGCTTCAAGGCCCAGTGGGAGCTGTTCCTGCGGCACGTGTACGCGGACGCGCCTTACCACTGGGACCTGCACGCGGGCGCACGCGGCGTGCAGCTCGCGGAACTGGGCCTGAAGTCATCGGCCGAGGGCCGCCGCATCGAGGTGCCGGAGATCGCCCAGTGA
- a CDS encoding dihydrodipicolinate synthase family protein: MTLLLPRADGTTRAYEPRRAPSRVAPAGSSPLTSRTVFSAAHVVADPYADVSPDSPAAVDWDATLAFRRHLWAQGLGVAEAMDTAQRGMGLDWKGAAELITRSAAEARSVGGTIACGAGTDQLTEPADLPTVRSAYEEQLTLVESSGAQVILMASRALASAAKSPDDYLETYGHLLRQASEPVILHWLGPMFDPALTGYWGSDDLDAATETFLEVITAHPDKVDGIKISLLDPGREIALRRRLPDGVRCYTGDDFNYPELIAGDDQGFSHALLGIFDPLAPLAAQAVRALDTGDTEAFRACLDPTVELSRHLFQPPTRFYKTGVVLLAWLAGHQTHFTMVGGLQSARSLPHLARAYELADGLGLFPDPLLAETRMKSLLTTYGVQQ, from the coding sequence GTGACGCTCCTGCTGCCGCGCGCGGACGGCACCACGCGCGCATACGAGCCCCGCCGGGCGCCCTCGCGAGTGGCACCCGCGGGCAGCTCCCCCCTCACCTCCCGCACGGTCTTCTCGGCGGCACACGTGGTGGCCGACCCTTACGCCGACGTCTCCCCGGACTCCCCGGCGGCCGTCGACTGGGATGCGACCCTGGCCTTCCGCCGCCACCTGTGGGCGCAGGGCCTTGGCGTGGCCGAGGCGATGGACACGGCGCAGCGCGGAATGGGCCTGGACTGGAAGGGCGCGGCGGAACTGATCACGCGCTCCGCCGCGGAGGCGAGGTCGGTGGGCGGCACGATCGCCTGCGGCGCGGGCACGGACCAGCTGACGGAACCCGCCGACCTGCCGACGGTCCGCTCCGCGTACGAGGAGCAGCTGACCCTGGTCGAGTCGAGCGGCGCACAGGTGATCCTGATGGCGTCCAGGGCGCTCGCCTCGGCGGCGAAGTCGCCGGACGACTACCTGGAGACGTACGGACACCTCCTGCGCCAGGCGAGCGAGCCGGTGATCCTGCACTGGCTCGGCCCGATGTTCGACCCGGCGCTCACCGGCTACTGGGGGAGCGATGACCTGGACGCGGCGACCGAGACCTTCCTGGAGGTCATCACCGCGCACCCGGACAAGGTCGACGGCATCAAGATCTCCCTCCTCGACCCGGGGCGCGAGATCGCACTGCGCCGCCGCCTCCCGGACGGCGTCCGCTGCTACACGGGCGACGACTTCAACTACCCCGAGCTGATCGCGGGCGACGACCAGGGCTTCAGCCACGCACTCCTGGGCATCTTCGACCCGCTGGCTCCGCTGGCGGCCCAGGCGGTGCGCGCGCTGGACACCGGCGACACCGAGGCGTTCCGCGCCTGCCTCGACCCGACGGTCGAACTCTCCCGCCACCTGTTCCAGCCCCCCACCCGCTTCTACAAGACGGGTGTGGTCCTCCTGGCATGGCTGGCAGGCCACCAGACCCACTTCACCATGGTGGGCGGCCTCCAGTCGGCACGTTCGCTGCCGCACTTGGCCCGCGCCTACGAACTGGCGGACGGCCTCGGCCTGTTCCCGGACCCGCTCCTGGCGGAGACCCGCATGAAGTCCCTGCTCACCACGTACGGAGTCCAGCAATGA
- a CDS encoding sugar phosphate isomerase/epimerase family protein: MSESGSEALARFSINQMTVKQLSLPELTSECVKLGIPGVGLWREPVQSYGLERTAKLMRDAGLTVTTLCRGGFLTAIDPHARVRAIDDNKAAIDEAAALGTDTLVLVSGGLPPGSKDLQGARSRIAEALAELAPYAASRGIRLAIEPLHPMFASDRCVVSTLAQALDLAERFPSSEVGVCVDTYHVWWDDQAPAQIARAGRGGRLHAFQLADWITPLPEGVLNGRGQLGEGSIDLRSWRALVEEAGYGGPIEVELFNEALWSGDGRELLSATAQNYVRHA, from the coding sequence ATGAGCGAGAGCGGGAGCGAGGCCCTGGCGCGCTTCTCCATCAATCAGATGACGGTGAAGCAGCTGTCACTTCCCGAACTAACCTCGGAATGCGTGAAGTTGGGCATCCCGGGGGTCGGCCTGTGGCGGGAGCCGGTCCAGTCCTACGGCCTGGAGCGGACCGCCAAGCTGATGCGCGACGCGGGCCTGACGGTCACCACGCTCTGCCGGGGCGGCTTCCTCACGGCGATCGACCCGCACGCGCGCGTGCGGGCCATCGACGACAACAAGGCGGCGATCGACGAGGCGGCGGCGCTGGGCACGGACACGCTGGTCCTGGTGTCCGGCGGCCTGCCGCCCGGCAGCAAGGACTTGCAGGGCGCACGCTCCCGGATCGCCGAAGCGCTCGCGGAGCTCGCCCCCTACGCGGCTTCCCGGGGTATCCGCCTGGCCATCGAACCCCTCCACCCCATGTTCGCGTCGGACCGCTGTGTGGTCTCCACGCTGGCCCAGGCCCTGGACCTGGCAGAGCGCTTCCCCTCTTCCGAGGTCGGGGTCTGCGTGGACACGTACCACGTGTGGTGGGACGACCAGGCGCCCGCGCAGATCGCCCGCGCGGGCCGGGGCGGACGCCTGCACGCCTTCCAACTGGCGGACTGGATCACTCCGTTGCCGGAGGGCGTCCTGAACGGGAGGGGCCAGCTGGGGGAGGGCTCGATCGACCTGCGGTCGTGGCGCGCCTTGGTGGAGGAGGCGGGCTACGGGGGCCCGATAGAGGTAGAACTCTTCAACGAGGCCCTGTGGTCAGGGGACGGCAGAGAACTCCTATCAGCCACGGCCCAAAACTACGTACGCCACGCGTGA
- a CDS encoding DUF937 domain-containing protein yields MSEESSETAPGTSLEKDVLDELGDDKLQEIAGLLGTDAAGAQDVVGTTVTALSGNLQEKAEDPAEAEEVQQAFAEAAPPQGIAGFGGFGGLAAGGMLSGVLAKMSRPVANAVAKKTGLPAASVTRVIELLIPVLLTVLTKRASASKPTGGGGGGLGDLLGQILGGKRK; encoded by the coding sequence ATGAGCGAAGAATCTTCCGAAACTGCGCCCGGAACCTCGCTGGAGAAGGACGTACTCGACGAACTCGGCGACGACAAGCTTCAGGAGATCGCGGGGCTTCTGGGCACGGATGCCGCGGGGGCGCAGGACGTGGTCGGCACCACGGTGACCGCGCTTTCGGGGAACCTGCAGGAGAAGGCGGAGGACCCGGCGGAGGCGGAGGAGGTCCAACAGGCCTTCGCAGAGGCGGCGCCTCCGCAGGGGATCGCCGGGTTCGGAGGGTTCGGGGGGCTGGCGGCGGGCGGGATGCTGTCCGGGGTGCTGGCGAAGATGAGCAGGCCGGTGGCGAACGCGGTGGCAAAGAAAACGGGCCTGCCGGCGGCTTCCGTGACCCGGGTGATCGAGCTGCTGATCCCGGTGCTCCTGACGGTACTGACGAAGCGTGCGTCGGCGTCGAAGCCGACGGGGGGCGGGGGCGGGGGCCTTGGGGACCTGCTGGGCCAGATCCTGGGCGGCAAGAGGAAGTAA
- the recD2 gene encoding SF1B family DNA helicase RecD2 has translation MSSPAAATAKTAATAKTAATAAVVEGVLERITYANEENGYTVARVDTGRGGGDLLTVVGALLGAQVGESLRMEGRWGSHAQYGKQFTVENYTTILPATIQGIRRYLGSGLIKGIGPVMADRITTHFGVDTLDIIEQEPKRLVEVPGLGPKRTKMIAAAWEEQKAIKEVMVFLQGVGVSTSIAVRIYKKYADASISIVKNEPYRLAADVWGIGFLTADRIAQSVGIPHDSPERVKAGLQYALSQSTDQGNCYLPEERLIADAVKLLQVDTGLVIDCLAELATEDEGVVRERVPGPTSGPNAAPDAGPTGEEDVTAVYLVPFHRAELSLSAQLLRLLRTPEDRMPAFQDVAWDKALAWLATRTGADLAPEQEAAVRLALTQKVAVLTGGPGCGKSFTVRSIVELARAKKAKVVLAAPTGRAAKRLAELTGAEASTVHRLLELKPGGDAAYDKDRPLDADLVVVDEASMLDLLLANKLVKAVAPGAHLLFVGDVDQLPSVGAGEVLRDMLSEQSPVPAVRLTHIFRQAKQSGVVTNAHRINSGVPPITQGLSDFFLFVEDETEDAGRVTVDVAAHRIPAKFGLDPRRDVQVLAPMHRGPAGAGNLNGLLQQAITPSRPDVPEKRFGGRVFRVGDKVTQIRNNYEKGQNGVFNGTVGVVTSLDSDEQRLTVLTDEDEEIPYDFDELDELAHAYAVTIHRSQGSEYPAVVIPVTTGAWMMLQRNLLYTAVTRAKKLVVLVGSRKALGQAVRTVSAGRRCTALDFRLAGGRGSTPRATPGSTPGSTPGSTPGSTPRNFDRSNE, from the coding sequence ATGTCGAGTCCAGCAGCAGCGACAGCGAAGACGGCAGCGACAGCAAAGACGGCGGCGACAGCCGCAGTGGTCGAGGGGGTCCTGGAACGGATCACGTACGCCAACGAGGAGAACGGGTACACCGTCGCCCGAGTGGACACCGGCCGAGGCGGCGGCGACCTCCTCACCGTCGTCGGCGCGCTGCTGGGCGCCCAAGTGGGAGAGTCCCTCCGCATGGAGGGCCGCTGGGGCTCCCACGCCCAGTACGGCAAGCAGTTCACGGTGGAGAACTACACCACCATCCTCCCCGCCACCATCCAAGGCATCCGCCGCTACCTGGGCTCGGGCCTCATCAAGGGCATCGGCCCCGTCATGGCCGACCGCATCACCACCCACTTCGGCGTGGACACCCTCGACATCATCGAGCAGGAGCCCAAGCGCCTCGTCGAGGTCCCCGGCCTGGGCCCCAAGCGCACCAAGATGATCGCCGCGGCCTGGGAGGAACAGAAGGCCATCAAGGAGGTGATGGTCTTCCTGCAGGGCGTCGGCGTCTCCACCTCCATCGCCGTCCGCATCTACAAGAAGTACGCGGACGCCTCCATCTCCATAGTGAAGAACGAGCCCTACCGCCTGGCGGCCGACGTCTGGGGCATCGGCTTCCTCACCGCGGACCGCATCGCCCAGTCCGTCGGCATCCCCCACGACAGCCCCGAACGCGTCAAGGCCGGCCTGCAGTACGCACTCTCCCAGTCCACCGACCAGGGCAACTGCTACCTCCCGGAGGAGCGCCTCATCGCGGACGCGGTGAAGCTGCTCCAGGTGGACACGGGCCTGGTCATCGACTGCCTCGCCGAACTCGCGACGGAGGACGAAGGCGTCGTACGCGAGCGAGTCCCGGGCCCCACCAGCGGCCCCAACGCAGCCCCCGACGCCGGCCCCACCGGCGAAGAGGACGTCACCGCCGTCTACCTCGTCCCCTTCCACCGCGCGGAACTCTCCCTCTCCGCCCAGCTCCTGCGCCTCCTCAGAACCCCGGAAGACCGCATGCCCGCCTTCCAGGACGTCGCCTGGGACAAGGCCCTGGCCTGGCTGGCCACCCGCACCGGCGCCGACCTCGCCCCCGAGCAGGAGGCAGCGGTCAGGCTCGCCCTGACGCAGAAGGTCGCCGTCCTCACCGGAGGCCCCGGCTGCGGCAAGTCCTTCACGGTCCGTTCCATCGTGGAGCTGGCCCGCGCCAAGAAGGCCAAGGTCGTCCTGGCCGCCCCCACGGGCCGCGCAGCCAAACGCCTCGCCGAGCTCACCGGAGCCGAGGCCTCCACCGTCCACCGCCTCCTGGAGCTGAAGCCGGGAGGAGACGCCGCGTACGACAAGGACCGCCCGCTCGACGCCGACCTCGTCGTGGTCGACGAGGCGTCCATGCTGGACCTGCTCCTGGCCAACAAGCTGGTGAAGGCCGTCGCCCCCGGCGCCCACCTCCTGTTCGTCGGAGACGTGGACCAGCTGCCGAGCGTCGGCGCGGGCGAGGTCCTGCGCGACATGCTCAGCGAGCAGAGCCCCGTCCCCGCCGTCCGGCTCACCCACATCTTCCGCCAGGCCAAGCAGTCCGGCGTCGTCACGAACGCCCACCGCATCAACTCCGGGGTGCCGCCCATCACCCAGGGCCTCAGCGACTTCTTCCTCTTCGTGGAGGACGAGACCGAGGACGCGGGGCGGGTCACGGTGGACGTGGCCGCGCACCGCATCCCGGCGAAGTTCGGCCTCGACCCGCGCCGCGACGTCCAGGTGCTCGCCCCCATGCACCGCGGGCCCGCAGGCGCGGGGAACCTGAACGGCCTGCTCCAGCAGGCCATCACCCCCAGCAGGCCGGACGTACCGGAGAAGCGCTTCGGCGGCCGGGTGTTCCGCGTAGGCGACAAGGTCACCCAGATCCGCAACAACTACGAGAAGGGGCAGAACGGCGTCTTCAATGGCACCGTCGGAGTAGTCACCTCGCTCGACTCCGACGAGCAGCGGCTCACGGTCCTTACGGACGAGGACGAGGAGATTCCGTACGACTTCGACGAACTGGACGAACTGGCCCATGCGTACGCGGTCACCATCCACCGCTCCCAGGGCAGCGAGTATCCGGCGGTGGTGATCCCCGTGACCACGGGGGCATGGATGATGCTGCAACGAAATCTGCTCTATACGGCGGTCACGCGCGCCAAGAAGCTGGTCGTCCTCGTCGGTTCGCGCAAGGCTCTGGGACAAGCGGTGCGCACGGTCTCCGCGGGCAGACGCTGTACGGCCCTGGATTTCCGGCTCGCCGGAGGCCGTGGTTCCACACCAAGAGCAACCCCCGGATCGACCCCTGGATCCACCCCCGGATCGACCCCCGGATCCACCCCCCGAAATTTTGATCGATCAAACGAGTAG
- a CDS encoding citrate synthase encodes MVETVRAPRRRGTTSVRDDVSDNSVVLRYGDGEYTYPVIDSTVGDKGFDIGKLRAQTGLVTLDSGYGNTAAYKSAITYLDGEQGILRYRGYPIEQLAERSTFTEVAYLLINGELPKVDELASFKNEITQHTLLHEDVKRFYDGFPRDAHPMAMLSSVVSALSTFYQDSHNPFDEEQRDLSTIRLLAKLPTIAAYAYKKSVGHPVVYPRNDLGYVENFLRMTFSVPAAEYDLDPVVVSALDKLLILHADHEQNCSTSTVRLVGSSQANMFASISAGISALWGPLHGGANQSVLEMLEGIKQDGGDVDNFIRKVKNKEDGVKLMGFGHRVYKNFDPRAKIIKAAAHDVLSALGKDDELLDIALKLEEHALADDYFVERKLYPNVDFYTGLIYRAMGFPTEMFTVLFALGRLPGWIAQWHEMIKEPGSRIGRPRQIYTGEVLRDFVPVEGR; translated from the coding sequence ATGGTAGAGACAGTCAGGGCACCTCGAAGAAGAGGCACAACGTCGGTGAGGGATGACGTGAGCGACAACTCTGTAGTACTGCGGTACGGCGATGGCGAGTACACCTACCCGGTGATCGATTCGACTGTCGGCGACAAGGGCTTCGACATCGGGAAGCTCCGCGCCCAAACCGGTCTGGTGACCCTGGACAGCGGCTATGGCAACACCGCCGCCTATAAATCCGCCATCACCTACCTCGACGGCGAGCAGGGCATCCTGCGGTACCGCGGCTATCCGATCGAGCAGCTGGCCGAGCGCTCCACCTTCACCGAGGTGGCGTACCTGCTGATCAACGGCGAACTGCCGAAGGTCGACGAGCTCGCCAGCTTCAAGAACGAGATCACGCAGCACACGCTGCTGCACGAGGACGTCAAGCGGTTCTACGACGGCTTCCCGCGCGACGCCCACCCGATGGCGATGCTGTCGTCCGTGGTCAGCGCGCTGTCGACGTTCTACCAGGACAGCCACAACCCGTTCGACGAGGAGCAGCGCGACCTCTCGACGATCCGCCTGCTCGCCAAGCTTCCGACGATCGCGGCGTACGCCTACAAGAAGTCCGTGGGCCACCCGGTCGTCTACCCGCGCAACGACCTCGGCTACGTCGAGAACTTCCTGCGCATGACCTTCTCGGTGCCGGCCGCCGAGTACGACCTGGACCCGGTCGTCGTCTCCGCGCTCGACAAGCTCCTGATCCTGCACGCGGACCACGAGCAGAACTGTTCGACCTCCACCGTGCGTCTGGTGGGCTCGTCGCAGGCGAACATGTTCGCCTCGATCTCCGCCGGCATCTCGGCCCTCTGGGGCCCGCTGCACGGTGGCGCCAACCAGTCCGTCCTGGAGATGCTCGAGGGCATCAAGCAGGACGGCGGCGACGTCGACAACTTCATCCGCAAGGTGAAGAACAAGGAAGACGGCGTGAAGCTCATGGGCTTCGGGCACCGCGTCTACAAGAACTTCGACCCCCGGGCGAAGATCATCAAGGCGGCGGCGCACGACGTCCTCTCGGCTCTCGGCAAGGACGACGAGCTGCTTGACATCGCGCTGAAGCTCGAAGAGCACGCGCTGGCCGACGACTACTTCGTCGAGCGCAAGCTCTACCCCAACGTGGACTTCTACACGGGCCTCATCTACCGCGCGATGGGCTTCCCGACCGAGATGTTCACCGTGCTGTTCGCGCTCGGCCGTCTTCCGGGCTGGATCGCGCAGTGGCACGAGATGATCAAGGAGCCGGGATCCCGCATCGGGCGCCCGCGCCAGATCTACACCGGTGAGGTTCTCCGGGACTTCGTCCCGGTCGAGGGTCGCTGA
- a CDS encoding heavy metal translocating P-type ATPase yields MNEVELAVGGMTCASCSARIEKKLNRVEGVTASVNLATEKAKISYAEGVEVGQLIATVEKLGYTAQELVPAAPEPEAPTTTADITEPDTLRQRLIGSALLSLPVVLLAMVPSLQFDNWQWLSLTLAAPVVVWGGFPFHRAAFTNLRHCAATMDTLVSVGTLAAFGWSLWALFLGDAGMPGMRHGFEFTVSRADASSTLYLEVAAGVITFILLGRWLEARAKRKAGSALRALLELGAKDAAVLRDGAEVRVPVARLVVGDRFVVRPGETVATDGTVVDGASAVDVSMLTGESVPLDVAAGDAVTGATTNVSGRLVVEATRVGSDTQLARMARLVEDAQTGKAQVQRLADRIAGVFVPVVLMIATATLGGWLGATGDATAAFTAAVAVLIIACPCALGLATPTALMVGTGRGAQLGILIKGPEVLESTRRVDTVVLDKTGTVTTGRMTLRDVYAADETEEKQLLRLAGALEHASEHPVARAVAAGAAAELGLQAGALPAVEGFENVAGSGVRGTVEGHLVLVGRERLLADAGVEGLASVAAFKAGAEAAGRTAVLVAWDGVARGVLTVADAVKDTSAEAVRELRALGLTPVLLTGDNRAVAQAVAKAVGIGADAVYAEVLPEDKVDVVRRLRDEGKVVAMVGDGVNDAAALATADLGLAMGTGTDAAIEASDLTLVRGDLRGAADAIRLSRKTLATIKGNLFWAFGYNVAALPLAAAGLLNPMIAGAAMAFSSVFVVTNSLRLRTFT; encoded by the coding sequence ATGAACGAAGTCGAACTCGCCGTCGGCGGAATGACCTGCGCCTCCTGCTCCGCCCGCATCGAGAAGAAGCTGAACCGCGTGGAGGGCGTGACCGCGTCGGTCAACCTCGCCACGGAGAAGGCGAAGATCTCGTACGCGGAAGGGGTCGAGGTCGGGCAGCTGATCGCGACGGTCGAGAAGCTCGGCTACACCGCGCAGGAGCTGGTCCCGGCCGCTCCCGAGCCCGAGGCGCCGACCACGACCGCGGACATCACCGAGCCCGACACTCTTCGCCAGCGGCTCATCGGCTCGGCGCTCCTCTCCCTGCCCGTCGTCCTCCTGGCGATGGTCCCCTCGCTGCAGTTCGACAACTGGCAGTGGCTCTCGCTGACCCTGGCCGCGCCCGTCGTCGTCTGGGGCGGGTTCCCCTTCCACAGGGCGGCGTTCACGAACCTGCGGCACTGCGCCGCGACCATGGACACGCTGGTGTCGGTGGGCACGCTCGCCGCGTTCGGCTGGTCGCTGTGGGCGCTGTTCCTCGGGGACGCGGGGATGCCGGGGATGCGGCACGGCTTCGAGTTCACCGTCTCGCGCGCCGACGCCTCCTCCACGCTCTACCTCGAAGTCGCCGCGGGCGTCATCACGTTCATCCTGCTCGGCCGCTGGCTGGAGGCCCGCGCGAAGCGGAAGGCGGGCTCGGCGCTGCGGGCCCTGCTCGAACTGGGCGCCAAGGACGCGGCCGTGCTGCGGGACGGCGCCGAGGTCCGGGTCCCGGTCGCGCGGCTCGTGGTCGGCGACCGTTTCGTCGTACGTCCCGGGGAGACCGTCGCGACCGACGGCACCGTCGTGGACGGCGCCTCCGCGGTCGACGTCTCGATGCTGACCGGTGAGTCCGTCCCGCTGGACGTGGCCGCGGGCGACGCGGTGACCGGGGCGACCACGAACGTCTCGGGGCGGCTCGTCGTCGAGGCCACGCGCGTCGGCTCCGACACCCAACTGGCCAGGATGGCCCGGCTCGTCGAGGACGCGCAGACCGGCAAGGCCCAGGTGCAGCGCCTCGCCGACCGGATAGCCGGGGTCTTCGTGCCGGTCGTCCTGATGATCGCCACCGCCACGCTCGGCGGCTGGCTCGGCGCCACCGGCGACGCGACCGCCGCCTTCACTGCGGCCGTCGCCGTCCTGATCATCGCCTGCCCGTGCGCGCTCGGCCTGGCGACGCCGACCGCCCTGATGGTCGGCACGGGGCGCGGTGCGCAGCTCGGCATCCTCATCAAGGGCCCCGAAGTCCTCGAATCCACCCGCCGGGTGGACACCGTCGTCCTGGACAAGACCGGGACGGTGACGACGGGGCGGATGACGCTGCGGGACGTGTACGCGGCCGATGAGACCGAGGAGAAGCAGCTGCTGCGGCTCGCGGGGGCCCTGGAGCACGCCTCCGAGCACCCGGTGGCGCGGGCGGTCGCGGCGGGCGCCGCCGCGGAGTTGGGGCTTCAGGCGGGCGCTCTGCCCGCCGTGGAGGGGTTCGAGAACGTCGCGGGGTCCGGCGTGCGCGGCACGGTGGAAGGCCACTTGGTGCTCGTGGGGCGTGAGCGGCTGCTCGCGGACGCGGGGGTCGAGGGGCTCGCCTCGGTGGCCGCGTTCAAGGCCGGGGCCGAGGCTGCGGGACGTACGGCCGTCCTGGTCGCCTGGGACGGCGTGGCACGCGGGGTCCTCACCGTCGCCGACGCGGTCAAGGACACCAGCGCCGAGGCGGTGCGCGAGCTGCGCGCCCTGGGTCTGACGCCGGTGCTGCTCACCGGGGACAACCGGGCCGTCGCCCAGGCGGTGGCGAAGGCGGTCGGTATCGGGGCGGACGCCGTGTACGCCGAGGTCCTGCCCGAGGACAAGGTCGATGTCGTACGGCGGCTGCGGGACGAGGGCAAGGTCGTCGCGATGGTCGGGGACGGGGTCAACGACGCCGCCGCGCTCGCCACCGCCGACCTGGGCCTCGCGATGGGCACGGGCACGGACGCGGCCATCGAGGCGAGCGATCTGACGCTGGTGCGCGGGGACTTGCGCGGGGCGGCCGACGCGATCAGGCTCTCCCGTAAGACCCTCGCCACGATCAAGGGCAATCTCTTCTGGGCCTTCGGCTACAACGTGGCCGCGCTGCCGCTGGCCGCGGCCGGACTCCTGAACCCGATGATCGCGGGGGCGGCGATGGCTTTTTCTTCAGTCTTTGTCGTCACCAACAGCCTCCGTCTCAGGACTTTCACATAG